In a genomic window of Lacrimispora sp. BS-2:
- a CDS encoding bifunctional (p)ppGpp synthetase/guanosine-3',5'-bis(diphosphate) 3'-pyrophosphohydrolase: protein MEKNNLAALENERPEKRKVDVDLEAPADFTSPDVLYEELVHSIRRYHPSDDITMIEKAYHIADEAHKDQSRKSGEPYIIHPLCVAIILADLEMDKETIAAGILHDVVEDTIMSLDELKAEFGEEVALLVDGVTKLTQISWSMDKMEIQAENLRKMFLAMAKDIRVIIIKLADRLHNMRTLQYMKPEKQKEKAKETMEIYAPIAHRLGISKIKIELDDLSLRYLQPEIYYELAEKISLKKDARETFVKSIVDEVQEHLRTGGIEARVDGRVKHFFSIYKKMVNQNKTLDQIYDLFAVRIIVESVKDCYAALGVIHEMYKPIPGRFKDYIAMPKPNMYQSLHTTLIGNNGQPFEIQIRTYDMHRTAEYGIAAHWKYKESGSGQVAAGKEEEKLSWLRQILEWQKDMSDNKEFLNMVKGDLDLFSDSVYCFTPSGDVKNLPAGSTPIDFAYSIHSAVGNKMVGARVNGKLVNIEYVIENGDQVEIITSQNSRGPSRDWLNIVKSTQAKNKINQWFKTELKEDNILRGKEMVDRYCKTKGINYPEISKPEYQEKVMKRYAFRDWESVLASIGHGGLKEGQVINKMVDERNKKLKKDVTDNSILNDIEDMGNRLPVKRRSGSGIVVKGIHDLAVRFSKCCSPVPGDEIVGFVTRGRGISIHRTDCVNVLNLPEDERNRLIDAEWQEAEGEDTKERYSAEIKIFANNRIGMFVDISKVFTERQIDITSMNSRTNKQGKATITMTFDTHGVEELRKLVDKLRQIEGVIDIERTAG from the coding sequence ATGGAAAAGAATAATTTGGCGGCTTTGGAAAACGAACGTCCGGAGAAGCGGAAGGTGGATGTGGATCTGGAGGCTCCGGCTGATTTTACCAGCCCGGATGTGCTTTATGAAGAGCTGGTCCACAGCATAAGGAGATATCACCCTTCCGATGATATCACCATGATAGAAAAGGCATATCATATTGCGGATGAAGCGCATAAGGACCAAAGTCGCAAATCGGGTGAACCGTATATCATTCACCCTCTTTGTGTTGCCATTATTCTGGCAGATTTAGAGATGGATAAAGAAACCATTGCCGCAGGGATCCTTCATGATGTGGTAGAGGACACCATCATGTCCTTAGATGAGCTGAAGGCGGAATTCGGGGAAGAGGTGGCTCTTTTAGTGGATGGCGTCACCAAGCTGACCCAGATATCCTGGTCCATGGATAAGATGGAGATCCAGGCTGAAAACTTAAGGAAAATGTTTTTGGCCATGGCAAAGGATATCCGCGTCATCATCATCAAGCTGGCGGACCGCCTTCATAACATGCGGACCCTTCAGTACATGAAACCGGAAAAACAGAAGGAAAAGGCAAAGGAGACCATGGAAATCTATGCTCCCATTGCCCACCGCCTTGGTATTTCCAAAATCAAGATCGAGCTTGATGATCTGTCCTTACGATATCTGCAGCCGGAGATATATTACGAGCTGGCTGAGAAAATATCTTTAAAAAAGGATGCCAGGGAAACCTTTGTAAAGAGCATTGTAGATGAGGTGCAGGAACATTTAAGGACCGGAGGCATTGAAGCCAGAGTAGATGGCCGGGTGAAGCATTTTTTCAGCATCTATAAAAAGATGGTGAACCAGAACAAGACTCTTGACCAGATTTATGATCTGTTTGCAGTGCGTATTATCGTTGAAAGCGTAAAGGACTGCTATGCTGCCCTTGGAGTGATCCATGAGATGTATAAGCCCATTCCCGGCCGTTTCAAGGATTATATCGCAATGCCGAAGCCCAACATGTACCAGTCCCTTCATACCACTTTGATCGGAAACAATGGGCAGCCCTTTGAGATCCAGATCCGTACTTATGATATGCACCGCACTGCAGAATATGGAATTGCCGCTCACTGGAAGTATAAGGAGAGCGGAAGCGGACAGGTGGCAGCAGGCAAAGAGGAAGAGAAGCTAAGCTGGCTGCGCCAGATCCTGGAATGGCAGAAGGACATGTCCGATAACAAGGAATTCCTAAACATGGTAAAGGGAGATCTGGATTTATTCTCCGACAGTGTTTACTGCTTTACCCCATCCGGGGATGTAAAGAATCTTCCTGCCGGCTCCACGCCCATTGATTTTGCATACTCCATACACAGTGCGGTAGGCAACAAGATGGTGGGAGCCAGGGTCAATGGTAAACTGGTAAACATTGAATATGTGATTGAAAACGGCGACCAGGTGGAGATCATCACTTCCCAGAACAGCCGGGGCCCCAGCCGGGACTGGCTGAACATCGTAAAAAGCACCCAGGCCAAGAACAAGATCAACCAATGGTTTAAAACAGAACTGAAAGAAGATAACATCCTTCGCGGCAAGGAAATGGTGGACCGCTACTGTAAGACAAAGGGAATCAATTATCCTGAGATCAGCAAGCCGGAATACCAGGAAAAGGTCATGAAGCGCTATGCGTTCCGTGACTGGGAATCTGTTCTTGCATCCATCGGACACGGGGGCCTGAAAGAGGGCCAGGTCATCAATAAGATGGTGGATGAGCGGAATAAGAAGCTTAAGAAGGACGTTACAGATAACAGTATCTTAAATGACATAGAGGATATGGGCAACAGGCTGCCGGTCAAGAGGCGTTCCGGCAGCGGAATCGTGGTAAAGGGAATTCACGACCTTGCGGTCCGCTTTTCCAAGTGCTGCAGCCCGGTGCCGGGAGATGAGATCGTAGGCTTTGTGACCCGGGGACGTGGGATTTCCATCCACAGGACAGATTGTGTCAACGTCTTAAACCTGCCGGAGGACGAACGGAACCGTCTCATTGACGCAGAATGGCAGGAAGCAGAGGGCGAGGACACCAAGGAACGATATTCCGCGGAAATCAAGATATTTGCCAATAACCGGATCGGCATGTTTGTGGACATATCCAAGGTGTTTACAGAGAGGCAGATCGATATCACCTCCATGAACTCCAGAACCAACAAGCAGGGCAAGGCCACCATTACCATGACCTTTGATACTCATGGCGTGGAAGAGCTGAGGAAGCTGGTTGACAAGCTGAGACAAATCGAAGGAGTCATAGACATTGAGAGGACTGCGGGATAA
- a CDS encoding MBL fold metallo-hydrolase, with product MSDFRIKTFPVGQIGTNCYIIYRESLKKAVIVDPGADGPHILEVCRELSLVPEAILLTHGHFDHILAVKDLKEAFPEMKIYAGEKEKEMLTDPSVNLSSSFGKAYTAQADRYEEDGAILSLAGITFQVLFTPGHTSGSVCYLIESENILISGDTLFLESLGRTDFPTGNQSMILSSIKERLFVLPDHTIVYPGHGEATTIGHEKVYNPVASYRG from the coding sequence ATGAGTGATTTCAGAATAAAGACCTTTCCTGTGGGCCAGATTGGAACCAACTGCTATATTATATACCGGGAATCCCTTAAAAAGGCAGTAATCGTGGATCCGGGCGCAGACGGACCACATATCCTGGAGGTGTGCCGGGAGCTTTCCCTGGTTCCGGAGGCGATTTTACTGACCCATGGGCATTTTGACCATATTTTGGCTGTGAAGGATTTAAAAGAGGCATTTCCTGAGATGAAAATTTATGCCGGAGAAAAGGAAAAAGAAATGCTGACAGATCCGTCCGTTAATTTGTCTTCTTCTTTTGGTAAGGCTTATACGGCTCAGGCAGACAGATATGAGGAGGATGGAGCAATCCTCTCTCTTGCAGGAATAACCTTTCAGGTTTTGTTTACCCCAGGTCATACCTCTGGCTCGGTCTGCTACCTGATCGAGTCGGAAAACATCCTCATAAGCGGCGATACCCTCTTTTTGGAGTCTTTGGGAAGAACCGACTTTCCTACGGGGAACCAGTCCATGATCTTAAGTTCCATAAAGGAACGGCTTTTTGTCCTGCCTGACCATACGATTGTTTATCCGGGCCATGGCGAGGCGACTACCATTGGTCATGAGAAAGTGTATAACCCGGTGGCATCATACAGAGGATAG
- the hemZ gene encoding coproporphyrinogen dehydrogenase HemZ, translating into MIGLILDDQSFEQDIRELLMAFYPGEGFVHKESPEETYRLLVRGRTGEAVFELMIQDLEKGTQSSSSTEVDFTDRFETKNRIKRMLYGMVKELTGKELPWGTLTGIRPTKIAMTKLLEGYTDGDVRRYMKDTYLTSDGKIDLSLEIAGREMELISAIDYSHGYSLYVGIPFCPTTCLYCSFTSFPIGQWEKRMEQYLEALFKEMDYTAKKMAGRTLDTVYIGGGTPTSLSALHLDKLITRLKATFDFTGVKEFTIEAGRPDSITMEKLQVLKDHGVTRISINPQTMKQETLDIIGRRHTVDMVKDRYSMARSLGFDNINMDLIIGLPEEDMEDVTRTMEEIKALGPDGITVHSLAIKRAARLNMFKEKYGDLKITNTQEMIDLTASYARSMGQEPYYLYRQKNMAGNFENVGYSLPGKACIYNILIMEEKQTIIACGAGTTTKVVFPSENRLERVENVKDVEQYITRIDEMLERKEKMLAKLEM; encoded by the coding sequence ATGATAGGATTAATATTAGACGACCAGTCCTTTGAGCAGGATATCAGGGAGCTGTTGATGGCATTTTATCCGGGAGAGGGCTTTGTCCACAAGGAAAGCCCAGAAGAGACATACCGTCTTCTTGTCCGTGGCAGGACGGGAGAAGCTGTCTTTGAGCTGATGATCCAGGATTTAGAGAAGGGGACTCAAAGTTCTTCATCCACAGAAGTGGATTTTACCGACCGCTTTGAAACCAAGAACCGGATCAAGCGGATGCTTTATGGCATGGTCAAGGAGCTTACGGGAAAAGAACTTCCCTGGGGCACTTTAACGGGAATCCGGCCAACCAAAATAGCCATGACAAAGCTTTTGGAAGGATATACGGACGGGGACGTCCGCAGATACATGAAGGATACCTATTTGACCAGTGACGGAAAAATAGATTTAAGCCTGGAGATTGCCGGGCGGGAGATGGAACTCATTTCCGCCATTGATTACAGCCACGGTTACAGTCTGTATGTAGGCATTCCATTCTGCCCTACCACCTGTCTTTACTGTTCCTTTACTTCTTTTCCCATAGGACAGTGGGAAAAACGCATGGAACAGTATCTGGAAGCTTTATTTAAGGAAATGGATTATACGGCAAAGAAAATGGCAGGAAGGACCCTGGATACGGTCTATATCGGCGGAGGTACGCCGACCTCCCTTTCCGCCCTTCATCTGGATAAGCTGATAACCAGGCTGAAAGCGACCTTTGATTTTACCGGGGTCAAGGAATTTACCATAGAGGCCGGACGCCCGGACAGCATTACCATGGAAAAGCTTCAGGTTCTAAAAGACCATGGTGTGACCCGCATATCCATCAATCCCCAGACCATGAAGCAGGAAACCCTGGACATCATCGGACGCCGACATACCGTAGACATGGTAAAGGACCGGTATTCCATGGCAAGGTCTTTGGGCTTTGACAACATCAACATGGACTTGATCATCGGCCTGCCGGAAGAGGACATGGAAGATGTGACCCGTACCATGGAGGAAATAAAGGCTCTTGGGCCGGATGGCATTACCGTTCATTCCCTTGCCATCAAGCGTGCGGCCCGCCTTAACATGTTTAAGGAAAAATACGGGGATTTAAAGATCACCAATACCCAGGAAATGATAGATCTGACTGCTTCCTATGCAAGGAGCATGGGGCAGGAGCCATATTACCTTTACCGCCAGAAAAACATGGCCGGTAATTTTGAAAATGTTGGCTATTCCCTTCCAGGCAAAGCCTGTATCTATAATATTTTAATTATGGAAGAAAAGCAGACCATTATAGCTTGTGGGGCAGGAACCACCACAAAGGTGGTATTTCCATCAGAGAACCGCCTGGAACGGGTGGAAAATGTCAAGGATGTGGAACAGTATATCACCAGAATCGACGAAATGCTGGAAAGAAAAGAAAAAATGCTTGCAAAATTGGAAATGTAA
- the hisS gene encoding histidine--tRNA ligase, whose translation MALKKKPVTGMKDILPAEMQVREYVMNQIRETYGGFGFHSIETPCVEHIENLTSKQGGDNEKLIFKIMKRGEKLNLETAQAENDLVDSGLRYDLTVPLSRYYSNNAASLTAPFKSLQMGSVWRADRPQKGRFRQFVQCDIDILGDSTRLAEIELILATTTLLGKVGFKGYTVRINDRNILKGMAAFCGFPEEAYDQVFIILDKMDKIGMDGVAKELAEAGYDEEKIKKYLSLFESVTPDAAGVRSLGTVLKDAMDQEQAENLAAIIDSVSQISTSQFHIVFDPTLVRGMSYYTGTIFEIQVDGFPGSVGGGGRYDKMIGKFTGMDTPACGFSIGFERIITILMDEGFTVPGKEEKVAFLIEKGAGDDVMNGAVKEAMEERAKGVTVLVSQMNKNKKFQKESLQKEGYTLFKEFYKEVR comes from the coding sequence ATGGCATTAAAAAAGAAACCGGTTACCGGAATGAAGGATATTCTTCCCGCCGAGATGCAGGTACGGGAATATGTGATGAACCAGATACGTGAAACCTATGGCGGCTTCGGCTTTCATTCCATCGAGACTCCCTGTGTGGAGCACATCGAGAACCTGACCAGTAAGCAGGGCGGAGATAATGAAAAGCTGATTTTCAAGATCATGAAACGGGGAGAAAAGTTAAATCTGGAGACAGCACAGGCGGAAAATGATCTGGTCGACAGCGGTCTCCGGTATGACCTGACCGTTCCCTTATCCAGATATTATTCCAATAACGCTGCGTCCCTGACCGCTCCCTTTAAATCGCTCCAGATGGGAAGCGTATGGAGGGCAGACCGTCCCCAGAAAGGGCGTTTCAGACAGTTCGTCCAGTGCGACATCGACATACTGGGAGATTCCACCAGACTTGCAGAGATCGAGCTTATCCTGGCAACCACAACCTTGCTTGGAAAGGTTGGTTTTAAAGGATATACCGTAAGAATCAATGACCGGAATATCTTAAAGGGAATGGCTGCCTTCTGCGGCTTCCCGGAAGAAGCTTATGACCAGGTGTTCATCATTCTGGATAAGATGGACAAGATCGGTATGGATGGCGTGGCAAAGGAACTGGCAGAAGCCGGTTATGATGAGGAAAAAATCAAGAAATATCTATCCCTTTTTGAATCAGTGACGCCCGATGCTGCCGGAGTGCGCAGTCTGGGCACCGTCTTAAAGGATGCGATGGATCAGGAACAGGCAGAAAACCTGGCCGCTATTATTGACAGTGTGAGCCAGATTTCCACCAGCCAGTTTCACATCGTGTTTGATCCCACCCTGGTGAGAGGAATGTCTTACTACACCGGAACCATTTTTGAGATTCAGGTAGACGGTTTTCCAGGCTCCGTAGGGGGCGGCGGCCGCTACGATAAGATGATCGGAAAATTTACAGGCATGGATACGCCTGCCTGCGGTTTTTCCATTGGATTTGAGCGGATCATCACCATCCTGATGGATGAGGGCTTCACGGTTCCCGGAAAGGAAGAAAAGGTTGCCTTTTTGATCGAAAAGGGTGCAGGTGATGATGTGATGAACGGAGCGGTCAAAGAGGCCATGGAAGAACGGGCAAAGGGTGTGACCGTTCTGGTTTCCCAGATGAATAAAAATAAGAAGTTCCAGAAAGAAAGCCTTCAGAAGGAAGGTTATACGCTGTTTAAAGAGTTTTACAAGGAAGTTCGATAA
- the aspS gene encoding aspartate--tRNA ligase — protein MAESMLGLKRSHRCTEVTTANVGSEVTVMGWVQKSRNKGGIIFVDLRDRSGILQIIFEESDCGAESFAKAEKLRSEFVIAVTGEVKARAGGVNENLATGAIEVRAKSLRILSESETPPFPIEENSKTKEELRLKYRFLDLRRPDIQKNIRVRSQVATLTRAFLAEEGFLEIETPTLIKSTPEGARDYLVPSRVHPGSFYALPQSPQLFKQLLMCSGYDRYFQLARCYRDEDLRADRQPEFTQIDMELSFVDVEDVLEVNERLLKKLFKEICGFDIQLPITRITWREAMDRFGSDKPDMRFGMELKNVSDVVKDTEFAVFKGALENGGSVRGINAEGQGAMPRKKIDALVEYAKGFGAKGLAYLAVNEDGTYKCSFAKFMTEEELHTLADAMGAKPGDLLLFAADRDKVVFDVLGNLRLELARQLDLLKKDDFKFLWVTEFPLLEYSEEQGRFTAMHHPFTMPMDEDWALIDSNPGAVRAKAYDIVLNGTELGGGSVRIHQSDIQSKMFEVLGFTKEQAQDQFGFLLEAFKYGVPPHAGLAYGLDRVVMLMVGADSIRDVIAFPKVKDASCLMTEAPSVVDSKQLVELGIEISEEKE, from the coding sequence ATGGCAGAGTCAATGTTAGGCTTAAAAAGATCCCATAGATGTACAGAGGTTACAACAGCCAATGTGGGCAGTGAAGTAACGGTTATGGGCTGGGTACAGAAAAGCAGAAACAAGGGAGGAATCATTTTTGTGGATTTAAGAGACCGTTCCGGAATTCTGCAGATCATTTTTGAGGAAAGCGATTGCGGAGCTGAGAGCTTTGCAAAGGCTGAAAAATTAAGAAGCGAGTTTGTCATTGCAGTGACCGGAGAAGTGAAAGCAAGGGCAGGCGGTGTTAATGAAAACCTGGCCACAGGTGCCATTGAAGTGCGGGCAAAGAGCTTAAGGATCCTTTCCGAATCCGAAACACCTCCTTTCCCAATCGAAGAGAACAGTAAGACAAAGGAAGAACTGAGATTAAAATACCGTTTCCTGGATCTTAGAAGACCGGATATCCAGAAGAACATCAGGGTGAGAAGCCAGGTTGCCACCTTAACAAGGGCATTTTTGGCAGAAGAAGGCTTTTTAGAGATCGAAACACCGACCCTTATTAAGAGCACACCGGAAGGCGCCCGGGACTATCTGGTTCCAAGCCGTGTCCACCCAGGCTCTTTCTATGCACTTCCCCAGTCTCCCCAGCTTTTTAAGCAGCTATTGATGTGTTCCGGTTATGACCGTTATTTTCAGCTGGCAAGATGCTACCGCGACGAGGACCTCCGTGCCGACAGACAGCCGGAATTTACCCAGATCGATATGGAGCTGTCCTTTGTAGATGTGGAGGATGTGTTGGAAGTCAATGAAAGGCTGTTAAAGAAATTATTTAAGGAAATCTGTGGATTTGATATCCAGCTTCCAATTACGAGAATAACCTGGAGAGAAGCCATGGACCGCTTTGGTTCCGACAAGCCGGATATGCGTTTTGGGATGGAACTTAAAAATGTTTCCGATGTAGTAAAGGATACGGAATTTGCAGTATTCAAGGGCGCTCTTGAAAACGGCGGTTCTGTCCGGGGTATCAATGCCGAAGGACAGGGAGCCATGCCTCGTAAGAAGATCGACGCCCTGGTGGAATATGCAAAGGGCTTTGGTGCAAAGGGTCTGGCTTATTTAGCTGTCAATGAAGACGGTACCTATAAATGCTCCTTTGCAAAATTCATGACAGAGGAAGAACTTCACACTCTGGCAGATGCAATGGGGGCAAAGCCGGGAGACTTGCTTTTATTTGCGGCTGACCGGGATAAAGTGGTATTTGACGTATTAGGCAATTTAAGACTGGAGCTGGCAAGACAGCTTGATCTTCTGAAAAAGGATGACTTTAAGTTTTTATGGGTAACGGAATTCCCGCTGCTTGAGTATTCCGAAGAACAGGGCCGTTTTACTGCAATGCACCACCCGTTTACCATGCCAATGGATGAAGACTGGGCGCTTATTGACAGCAATCCTGGCGCTGTCCGTGCAAAAGCATATGACATCGTGTTAAATGGTACGGAGCTTGGCGGAGGTTCTGTCCGTATCCATCAGAGTGATATCCAGTCCAAGATGTTTGAAGTGCTGGGCTTTACAAAGGAACAGGCTCAGGATCAGTTCGGCTTCCTTTTAGAGGCGTTTAAGTATGGAGTTCCTCCTCACGCAGGGCTTGCTTATGGTCTGGACCGTGTGGTCATGCTGATGGTAGGTGCAGACAGCATCCGGGATGTAATCGCATTCCCTAAGGTAAAAGATGCTTCCTGCCTGATGACAGAGGCACCTTCCGTTGTAGATTCCAAGCAGCTTGTGGAACTGGGGATAGAAATTAGTGAAGAAAAAGAATAA
- a CDS encoding bifunctional UDP-sugar hydrolase/5'-nucleotidase yields the protein MKGSKTRRFLSLWLALLMVLSLTTGISFSSLAADRDIVVLYTNDVHCGVDGNIGYAGLALYKKEMQAQTPYVTLVDAGDAIQGAPIGTLSDGGYLIDIMNKVGYDFAVPGNHEYDYGMPRFLELAGKLSCGYYSSNFMDLRTGSTVFAPYKMFTYGDTKVAFVGATTPESFTKSTPAYFQDGNGNYIYGFCEDENGQKLYNQIQSAVNSAKAEGANYVILVGHLGENGTTDRWTSDNVIKNTTGIDALIDGHSHEEYGKYIKNKDGQDVLLTQTGTKLKNIGKLTLHTNGTISSELVTQVPAGAGTSAYTVKNGDSLSRIAKRELGSYNRWNEIYEANRDKIKDPNVLAVGIQLVIPGKSAVTADGKAIDYDTDKFIKAIQAQYNETLKTVIGHTDVELTVNDPATGNRAVRSAETNLGDLSADAYRYVLGAEIGLSNGGGIRANIKAGNITYNDTLTVFPFGNMGCVAEVTGQQIKDALEMASRNCPKENGGFLQVSGLTYTIDTSKTSNVQVDEKDNFVKVNGAYRVSDIMVGGAPLDVNKTYTVASHNYMLKSGGDGMTMFKGSKVIRDDVMTDVDLLSTYIRSNLGGNVGADYVNLTGQGRITIK from the coding sequence ATGAAAGGAAGTAAGACAAGAAGGTTTCTGTCATTATGGCTGGCACTGCTCATGGTCCTCTCCCTGACAACCGGCATATCCTTTTCCTCTCTGGCTGCAGACCGGGATATTGTGGTTCTCTACACCAACGATGTCCACTGCGGCGTAGACGGCAACATAGGATATGCGGGACTGGCTCTTTATAAGAAAGAGATGCAGGCCCAGACACCTTATGTGACGCTGGTTGATGCAGGAGATGCCATTCAGGGCGCGCCTATTGGAACGCTGTCGGACGGAGGATATCTGATCGACATTATGAATAAGGTCGGTTATGACTTCGCAGTGCCGGGCAACCATGAGTATGATTATGGGATGCCCCGTTTTCTGGAACTGGCAGGTAAGTTAAGCTGCGGCTATTATTCCAGCAATTTTATGGATTTAAGGACTGGCTCCACGGTATTTGCTCCCTATAAGATGTTTACATATGGAGATACCAAGGTTGCGTTTGTGGGTGCTACCACACCGGAAAGCTTTACCAAATCCACACCAGCTTATTTCCAGGATGGAAACGGAAATTACATATACGGTTTTTGTGAAGATGAAAATGGACAAAAACTCTACAACCAGATTCAGTCGGCTGTAAACAGTGCAAAAGCGGAAGGGGCTAATTATGTAATCCTGGTAGGCCATCTGGGCGAAAACGGGACAACAGACCGCTGGACCTCTGACAATGTAATTAAGAATACCACAGGTATTGATGCATTAATCGACGGCCATTCCCATGAGGAATATGGAAAGTACATAAAGAATAAGGATGGCCAGGATGTGCTTCTTACCCAGACAGGTACAAAGTTAAAGAACATCGGAAAGCTGACACTTCACACAAATGGAACGATTTCCAGTGAACTGGTTACCCAGGTTCCGGCAGGAGCAGGTACCAGCGCTTATACAGTAAAGAATGGAGATTCTTTAAGCCGGATCGCAAAGAGGGAATTAGGCTCCTATAACCGCTGGAATGAAATCTATGAAGCAAACAGAGACAAGATCAAGGACCCCAATGTCCTGGCTGTTGGTATCCAACTGGTGATTCCTGGAAAGAGTGCTGTCACAGCTGACGGAAAAGCCATTGACTATGATACAGACAAGTTCATTAAGGCAATCCAGGCTCAGTACAATGAGACATTAAAGACTGTGATCGGCCATACGGATGTGGAACTTACGGTCAATGATCCGGCAACCGGAAACCGTGCGGTCAGAAGCGCAGAGACAAACCTTGGTGATTTATCTGCAGATGCATACCGCTATGTTCTTGGAGCAGAGATCGGCCTTTCCAATGGCGGCGGCATCAGAGCCAACATTAAGGCCGGCAACATTACCTACAATGATACCCTTACTGTATTCCCATTCGGTAATATGGGATGCGTTGCAGAGGTAACCGGCCAGCAGATCAAGGATGCCCTTGAAATGGCTTCCCGGAACTGCCCGAAGGAGAACGGCGGTTTCCTGCAGGTATCCGGTCTTACCTATACCATCGATACCTCCAAGACCTCCAATGTCCAGGTGGATGAAAAAGATAATTTTGTGAAGGTAAATGGAGCATACCGGGTATCCGATATCATGGTAGGCGGCGCTCCTCTTGACGTGAATAAGACTTATACCGTAGCCTCTCATAATTACATGTTAAAGTCTGGCGGTGATGGCATGACCATGTTTAAGGGAAGTAAGGTAATCCGGGATGATGTCATGACTGATGTAGATTTGCTTTCCACTTACATCCGCAGCAATTTAGGCGGCAATGTTGGTGCTGATTATGTGAATCTTACAGGTCAGGGCAGAATTACCATTAAATAA
- a CDS encoding GNAT family N-acetyltransferase: MLLKNPQTRFEETYRIYKESFPDIERRTKDDQKRVFGNPCYKVRVIEEDEKIVAFLGYWDLPTCVFMEHLATTEVCRGKGYGKQLVEEVVEESEKPVFLEIEPITEKNPMTRSRERFYERLGFHSNSFYYEQMPLKPGDKPIPLLIMSYGKLMAEEEFKPYKKEIYELVYGVEVE; the protein is encoded by the coding sequence ATGTTATTAAAGAACCCGCAGACCCGTTTTGAGGAAACATACCGGATTTATAAGGAGTCATTTCCTGATATTGAGCGCCGGACAAAAGACGATCAGAAAAGGGTTTTCGGTAATCCCTGTTATAAAGTCCGGGTAATAGAGGAGGACGAAAAGATTGTGGCCTTTCTGGGATACTGGGATCTTCCAACCTGTGTTTTTATGGAGCATCTGGCCACAACGGAAGTATGCAGGGGAAAAGGATATGGAAAACAGTTGGTGGAAGAGGTTGTGGAAGAGTCAGAAAAGCCTGTGTTTCTGGAAATAGAGCCAATCACTGAGAAGAATCCCATGACCAGAAGCAGGGAAAGATTTTATGAAAGGCTGGGATTTCATTCCAATTCCTTTTACTATGAGCAAATGCCCTTAAAGCCTGGGGACAAGCCCATTCCCCTGTTGATTATGAGTTATGGAAAACTTATGGCGGAAGAGGAATTTAAGCCATATAAGAAAGAAATCTATGAACTGGTATATGGCGTGGAGGTTGAGTAA
- a CDS encoding CDP-alcohol phosphatidyltransferase family protein yields the protein MKNIPNLITITRMLGTVVLLVIKPFSGQFFIIYLLCGISDVLDGIIARKMNVVSKKGQILDSIADAFMVVVLLSIFAPSFQLPLWSICWIIMIAAIRLASLGLGFIRYRQLAFLHTYGNKAAGIVLFCFPFLYIWLGLYAATILVCFIASISAVEELIINIISKKLWRDIKSIFSLCYSTDSFGIKR from the coding sequence ATGAAGAACATTCCCAACTTGATTACCATAACAAGAATGTTAGGAACTGTGGTTTTATTGGTTATTAAACCATTCTCAGGACAATTTTTCATTATATACCTTTTATGCGGGATCAGTGATGTTTTAGACGGAATAATTGCGCGGAAGATGAATGTGGTAAGCAAAAAGGGTCAGATTCTGGATAGCATTGCAGATGCATTCATGGTTGTGGTTTTGTTGTCCATATTTGCTCCCAGCTTTCAATTGCCTTTGTGGAGCATATGCTGGATAATTATGATTGCTGCTATACGCCTGGCATCCTTAGGGCTTGGTTTTATACGATACAGGCAGCTTGCCTTTTTACATACGTATGGGAATAAGGCAGCGGGGATCGTTTTATTTTGTTTCCCCTTTCTCTATATTTGGTTAGGATTATATGCAGCAACCATTTTGGTTTGTTTTATTGCAAGCATTTCGGCGGTAGAAGAATTGATCATCAATATTATTTCTAAAAAGTTATGGAGAGATATTAAATCCATATTTTCATTATGCTATAGCACAGATTCATTTGGAATTAAAAGGTGA